The following coding sequences lie in one Haematobia irritans isolate KBUSLIRL chromosome 3, ASM5000362v1, whole genome shotgun sequence genomic window:
- the G9a gene encoding histone-lysine N-methyltransferase G9a has product MTDCSLDSLLSTMASKFNSECPANAEVDLTDDKTLKWRNLAKNQYASKDKDKKPSAKSLQNKINNNNNNNSNGKSDEIENTQKEDQDQPQDVKKEQKNLKEEVEENPQANQPEIIDKKIDNSGGSLTENIEKSVDSSASTAADKTGNIEKTQNASETNPKSEQVNSLKCTSKNSSSIENHQGHQVLPSTLCSTIPEAKNDETDSPNCSNPGEKVIKIKNEENPQKLDNDIISHTTPAEKTTPSSTSNSSTTNAPSENTSPDASSVSSTNIQVGPQQVVDITKSVKDNNNAPSFEAANDIGCREENKDVEKISISSKIEPLPAESEEGNKNKVESSDDSSAVAIKKNESNNTQLAKKQENLDSAFDDDNNKHTEEKAPAETDVAVNKQLKDGNDNVDDSVEVDGDSGNVAGDVKGAKNISSADNVDVVMTTTELPTTSKAGSSNTLQEENSTSIEKDALEKTNVAALQSLNKRGRGRNKKPLASDNEGLSNITPAPLPASIESNLDQQSSPTCAERKAGRKRKQFEDEAEANVSGKTEDDDGKRMRRSERLCNRLDGFKILDDETGNSQTVHHTEESPTRRTLRVHIDEKTPPKRRGRKSKIQNESGKHSSHHDNISEQVSPTTSAACNKRSGDAVVLPKRSQRRIKPTTKILENDELRYEFETKNIVRMTAQNWESLEQNDTTPTHQIVSANPSSSGTKMKSEKSDNSNDSPSSQQQHPSGSSAIKKKLFSKPRKELEQLRKPCPDIEKFLHEIKNAKWHSSRSPEDKKLSKKQQRKLAKQKEKHFEKLGLRRNGSDEISDDDSLSDNEEFVPTKRVQVGKPSVTLRVRKESTPPQPQVAQQQQGKTLSTSTATRRNQRQKQTSEKAVEIDSKQLRTLNASVIAENSTSAACTSTATTTTSKNSNLICLCLANSKYYTPKTPETQYCCAIDNIDDLKVGCSNQLTGEILNLFRPSQRVGYLVLCDDHKRRLYTHNSCAGCGIFCTQGEFVLCKNHHFFHATCAQRIVLSSKYDPQQPASKNTSRTLVLKCPHCGIDTAERTTTITMKSHTVPIFSSSQRPLVPPSSSGNRGNGANASNKNKSLAWSSESFKPNMKINYEHLIPESVMNVVAARGRSRNSLTEFSTKDMYYAVKNDDLERVAEILVSKYDVTTCMRECFNGTCLHLVATSGTLQMAYLLLCNGIGSDFINRMDNELRTAIMCAVNEGKYDIVNLFIQQRADLAIKGPDGHTVLHIAARTGNLELVQLIVYNYKASKNISQFLSFINAQDDGGWTAMVWAAELGHTDIVSLLLQQGADANICDNDNNTVLHWAALHNNDLDTITVLLQTGINCNIQNVEGETPLHIACRHSSKNLSLLLIFNGADLMLKNRAGELPYDCIPNENSECARHVGFQMQMHALHRRRSHIVCGDISNGRELCPIQALRNENTVMPVEESDQIMLPDFRYVTDTIILQNSVQIDRRVSQMRICTCLDGCITADRCQCTGASGQNWYTAEGRLSSEFNYEDPAVIFECNDVCGCNKRFCKNRVVQNGITIPLQVIECEESLKGWGVRTMVHIPKGTFVAIYTGEILTDMEADRRMDDTYFFDLGNNHCIDANYYGNVSRFFNHSCEANIVPVRVFYEHQDYRFPKIAFFTSRDVEAGEELCFDYGEKFSLIKNRFFSCKCMSSACRYVNSDLVNGEVIDVDEDMPAPSISSASTSEINNVNSGPTTQTVSLINNIPEAAAKLVQNLEDVSIVSVSPQVTLTPIVRNSTSISATTTSGNGSRSTP; this is encoded by the exons ATGACGGACTGCAGCCTAGATAGTCTGCTGAGCACAATGGCCAGTAAGTTCAATAGCGAGTGCCCAGCTAATGCTGAGGTGGATTTGACCGACGACAAGACTTTAAAGTGGCGAAATTTGGCTAAAAATCAGTATGCGTCCAAAGATAAAGATAAGAAGCCCTCTGCCAAATCACTtcagaacaaaattaataataacaacaataacaatagcaATGGAAAATcagatgaaattgaaaatacacAGAAAGAAGACCAAGACCAGCCACAAGatgtaaaaaaagaacaaaaaaacctaAAAGAGGAAGTAGAGGAAAACCCCCAGGCCAATCAGCCAGAAATTATCGATAAGAAAATAGATAATAGTGGAGGTAGTCTCAcggaaaatattgaaaagtcaGTGGATTCCTCAGCCAGTACCGCGGCTGATAAAACAGGAAATATTGAAAAGACCCAAAACGCCAGTGAGACAAACCCAAAGTCCGAACAAGTTAATAGCTTAAAGTGTACTTCAAAAAacagtagcagtattgagaaccaTCAAGGTCATCAAGTATTGCCGTCTACTTTATGTAGTACTATACCAGAGGCGAAAAATGACGAGACGGACAGCCCCAATTGTTCTAACCCAGGGGAAAAAgtgatcaaaattaaaaatgaagagAATCCACAAAAACTTGACAACGACATAATTAGCCATACTACCCCTGCAGAAAAAACCACCCCTTCATCCACATCGAATTCAAGCACCACCAACGCTCCATCTGAGAATACATCACCAGACGCATCGTCTGTTTCGTCGACTAATATTCAAGTAGGACCACAACAAGTTGTTGATATCACCAAATCTGTGAAGGATAATAATAATGCGCCATCATTTGAAGCCGCCAATGATATTGGTTGTCGTGAAGAAAACAAAGATGTCGAGAAAATCAGTATCAGCAGCAAAATAGAACCATTACCAGCAGAGAGCGAAGagggaaacaaaaacaaagttgAGAGTAGTGACGATAGCAGCGCTGTTGCGATAAAGAAAAATGAGAGTAACAATACACAATTGGCCAAGAAACAAGAAAACCTAGACTCTGCCTTCGATGACGATAACAACAAACACACTGAAGAAAAAGCACCAGCAGAAACTGATGTTGCAGTTAATAAGCAATTAAAAGATGGTAACGACAACGTCGACGATAGCGTTGAGGTTGACGGTGACAGCGGCAACGTCGCAGGGGATGTTAAAGGTGCAAAAAAT ATTTCATCTGCTGACAATGTTGATGTTGTTATGACAACAACTGAATTGCCAACAACGTCGAAAGCGGGTAGTAGTAATACATTGCAAGAGGAGAATTCAACATCAATAGAAAAAGACGCATTGGAAAAAACAAATGTGGCGGCTCTACAATCACTAAATAAACGTGGAAGAGGGCGCAACAAGAAGCCTTTGGCATCAGATAATGAAGGCTTATCAAATATTACCCCAGCTCCACTACCGGCAAGCATCGAATCGAATTTGGATCAACAGAGTTCGCCCACATGTGCCGAACGCAAAGCTGGCCGGAAACGTAAGCAATTCGAAGATGAAGCGGAAGCTAATGTGTCAGGTAAAACAGAAGATGATGATGGCAAAAGAATGAGACGTAGTGAAAGATTGTGTAATCGTTTGGATGGCTTTAAAATTCTG GATGATGAAACTGGCAACTCTCAAACAGTACATCATACGGAAGAGTCTCCAACAAGGAGAACATTGCGGGTGCATATTGATGAGAAGACCCCTCCGAAAAGACGTGGCCGTAAATCCAAAATACAAAATGAAAGTGGAAAACATTCGTCACATCATGACAATATTTCGGAACAAGTTTCACCGACAACTTCTGCAGCCTGCAACAAACGTTCTGGAGATGCCGTGGTACTTCCGAAGCGATCTCAAAGACGTATAAAGCCTACAacaaaaattctagaaaatgatGAATTGCGTTATGAGTTCGAAACTAAAAACATTGTACGCATGACGGCACAAAATTGGGAATCACTTGAACAAAACGATACCACTCCCACCCATCAAATTGTTTCTGCTAATCCGTCATCCAGCGGAACTAAGATGAAGAGCGAAAAGTCCGATAACAGCAATGATAGTCCTTCATCACAACAGCAGCATCCATCAGGATCTAGTGCAATAAAGAAGAAACTATTCAGTAAGCCACGCAAGGAATTAGAGCAATTGCGAAAACCATGCCCTGATATTGAGAAATTTCTGCACGAGATTAAAAATGCTAAATGGCACTCGAGTCGTTCGCCAGAGGATAAGAAACTCAGTAAGAAACAACAAAGGAAGTTAGCCAAGCAAAAAGagaaacattttgaaaagttgGGTTTAAGGCGTAATGGCAGTGATGAAATTAGTGACGATGATAGCCTCAGTGACAATGAGGAATTTGTTCCTACAAAAAGAGTACAAGTGGGTAAGCCCAGTGTCACATTAAGGGTAAGGAAGGAGTCAACACCACCTCAACCGCAAGTGGCTCAACAGCAGCAAGGCAAAACGTTGAGTACCTCAACTGCAACTCGAAGAAATCAGCGGCAAAAACAAACTTCAGAGAAGGCTGTAGAGATTGACTCCAAGCAATTAAGAACACTAAACGCTTCCGTTATAGCCGAAAATTCTACATCAGCCGCCTGTacatcaacagcaacaacaacaacttctAAGAATTCCAATTTAATATGCCTGTGTTTGGCCAATTCCAAATATTATACTCCCAAAACTCCAGAGACACAATACTGCTGTGCTATAGACAATATCGATGACCTTAAAGTGGGATGTTCCAATCAATTGACTGGGGAAATACTCAATTTATTTCGACCCAGCCAAAGAGTTGGATATTTGGTCCTCTGTGATGATCACAAAAGAAGGCTCTACACCCATAACTCCTGTGCGGGTTGTGGAATATTTTGTACACAG GGTGAATTTGTTTTGTGTAAAAATCATCACTTTTTCCATGCCACCTGTGCTCAACGCATAGTACTGAGTTCTAAATATGATCCCCAACAACCTGCCTCGAAGAACACTAGTCGCACTTTGGTATTAAAGTGTCCCCATTGCGGCATAGACACAGCCGAACGAACAACAACCATAACAATGAAGAGCCATACAGTGCCAATATTTTCATCCTCGCAAAGACCTCTTGTACCACCCAGCAGCTCTGGTAACAGGGGGAATGGTGCAAATGCaagtaacaaaaacaaatcattGGCTTGGTCCAGTGAGTCATTCAAACcaaatatgaaaattaattaCGAACATCTTATACCAGAGTCAGTGATGAATGTAGTGGCCGCTCGGGGACGTTCTCGTAATTCCCTTACAGAATTCAGTACAAAAGACATGTATTATGCCGTGAAAAATGATGATTTAGAAAGGGTGGCGGAAATCTTgg TTTCTAAATATGATGTTACCACTTGCATGCGAGAATGTTTCAATGGCACCTGTTTGCATTTAGTTGCCACTTCTGGCACTTTACAAATGGCCTATTTGCTGTTGTGCAATGGGATTGGATCCGATTTTATAAATAGAATGGACAATGAACTGCGTACGGCAATAATGTGTGCGGTCAATGAGGGCAAATACGATATTGTAAATCTTTTTATACAACAACGTGCCGATTTGGCTATTAAG GGTCCAGATGGTCATACTGTTTTACATATTGCTGCTCGCACTGGAAATTTGGAACTGGTGCAGTTAATCGTCTACAATTATAAGGCCAGTAAAAATATATCgcaatttttaagttttataaaTGCCCAGGATGATGGTGGTTGGACTGCCATGGTATGGGCAGCAGAATTGGGACATACGGATATTGTGAG TTTATTGCTGCAACAAGGTGCTGATGCCAATATCTGCGACAATGACAATAACACAGTTCTGCATTGGGCTGCTTTGCACAATAATGATTTGGATACCATAACAGTATTATTACAAACTGGTATAAATTGCAATATACAAAATGTGGAAGGAGAAACACCTTT ACATATTGCTTGTCGCCATTCTAGTAAAAATCTTAGTTTACTCCTAATATTCAATGGTGCTGATCTTATGCTAAAAAATCGTGCCGGTGAACTACCCTATGATTGTATTCCCAATGAGAATTCCGAATGTGCTCGTCATGTGGGTTTCCAGATGCAAATGCATGCTTTACATAGACGTCGCTCTCATATTGTTTGCGGTGACATAAGCAATGGTCGAGAACTTTGTCCTATACAGGCTCTACGCAATGAAAATACTGTTATGCCAGTTGAAGAATCAGATCAAATAATGTTACCGGATTTCCGTTATGTCACTGAtacaataattttgcaaaattctgtaCAAATAGATCGAAGAGTTTCTCAAATGCGTATATGTACATGTTTGGATgg CTGTATCACTGCCGATCGCTGTCAATGTACGGGAGCTTCAGGACAAAATTGGTATACAGCCGAGGGGCGTTTAAGTTCGGAGTTCAATTATGAGGACCCAGCTGTTATATTTGAGTGCAATGATGTTTGTGGGTGTAATAAG CGTTTCTGCAAAAACCGTGTTGTACAAAATGGCATAACCATCCCTCTGCAAGTTATagaatgtgaagaaagtttaaAAGGATGGGGGGTCCGGACCATGGTTCATATACCAAAGGGAACTTTTGTGGCTATCTATACTGGAGAAATTTTAACTGACATGGAAGCCGATCGACGCATGGACGACACATATTTCTTCGATTTGGGCAATAATCATTGTATTGATGCTAACTACTATGGAAATGTAAGTCGTTTCTTTAATCACTCCTGTGAAGCGAATATTGTACCAGTAAGAGTCTTCTATGAGCATCAAGATTATCGGTTTCCGAAAATAGCCTTTTTCACCAGTCGTGACGTGGAAGCTGGCGAAGAGCTGTG CTTCGATTATGGGGAGAAGTTTTCATTAATTAAGAATCGGTTCTTCTCCTGCAAATGTATGAGTTCAGCTTGTCGTTACGTTAATTCGGATTTAGTGAATGGGGAAGTTATCGATGTAGATGAGGATATGCCAGCACCATCTATATCTTCAGCATCCACGAGTGAAATAAATAATGTGAACAGTGGTCCAACTACACAAACTGTTTCACTTATTAATAATATACCAGAAGCAGCAGCAaaacttgtacaaaatttggaagATGTTTCTATAGTCAGCGTAAGTCCTCAGGTAACATTAACTCCTATAGTTAGGAATTCTACATCAATATCCGCAACTACTACCAGTGGAAATGGCAGTAGGAGTACACCTTAG
- the LOC142231611 gene encoding lectin subunit alpha-like — translation MRGSEVIISICLSNMLLATASFTLEIKDFKYFLEPEQEYSWWEALKQCQQRNMNLVTIDTKTKAIDVHRLVVEVFHNNNKQIPPLFIGANDLLEFREFVWTSTNDPFTYTNWRDHEPNNYNNSDERCVNIGHYGDVRWNDSQCSSKYGFICEKPLNPDDPSKVPIE, via the exons ATGAGAGGTTCAGAAGTCATTATCAGTATATGCTTGAGTAATATGCTTTTAGCTACAGCTTCATTTACTTTGGAAATAAaggattttaaatattttttagagccCGAACAAGAG TATAGCTGGTGGGAAGCTTTAAAACAATGCCAGCAAAGGAATATGAATCTGGTCACTATCGATACTAAAACCAAAGCGATTGATGTTCATAGACTTGTTGTGGAGGTTTTTCATA ataacaACAAACAAATTCCGCCTTTATTCATCGGAGCCAATGATTTATTGGAATTTCGTGAATTTGTCTGGACATCAACAAACGATCCCTTTACCTATACTAACTGGAGGGATCATGAGCCCAATAACTATAATAATAGCGATGAACGTTGTGTTAACATTGGTCATTATGGAGATGTAAGGTGGAACGACTCCCAATGTTCGTCGAAGTATGGTTTCATCTGTGAGAAACCATTAAATCCAGATGACCCTAGTAAAGTACCGATAGAATAG
- the LOC142231608 gene encoding C-type lectin 16-like, whose translation MKSGTYFTTILIYILILCCLGAPQDTEIQNVDFESTANGYTSASNNKYYIETKNKFNWYAAVSECTRKNMNILTIDNAEKAREIKDLINSNFKEQEKPLLYIGGSDLAEPGKFIWHSTGHIFEYTNWGQEEPNNFDQMEHCVHIGLYDDSLWNDINCNNRFGFICEEIKNQQI comes from the exons ATGAAGTCTGGAACATATTTCACAACTATTCTAATCTATATTTTGATACTGTGCTGTTTAGGAGCTCCACAGGATACtgaaatacaaaatgttgactttGAAAGCACTGCAAACGGCTATACCTCGGCatcaaataacaaatattatattGAAACGAAAAATAag TTTAACTGGTATGCCGCTGTTTCCGAGTGTACTCGCAAGAATATGAACATTTTAACTATAGACAATGCTGAAAAGGCTAGAGAAATTAAAGAcctaattaattcaaatttcaaag aacaaGAAAAGCCTTTACTTTATATTGGTGGAAGTGATTTGGCTGAACCTGGTAAATTTATATGGCATTCAACGGGACACATTTTTGAATACACAAATTGGGGACAAGAAGAACCCAATAACTTTGATCAAATGGAGCATTGTGTTCATATCGGCCTCTATGACGATAGTTTATGGAATGATATAAATTGTAATAACAGATTCGGATTTATatgtgaagaaattaaaaaccaacaaatttaa
- the LOC142231610 gene encoding C-type lectin mosGCTL-1-like, translating to MKGLQPLSVLLISALLWNFSQAALIDPKIFTTENFKYFIESKKKFTWSEASEECQKKSMNLVSIDTKSKADDLQIALNEAFLNNKKPIPQLYIGANDLHEYRDFVWVSKGDIFTYTNWEENEPNNYKGLNERCVHIGFHGDAKWNDVNCSRKYGFICELPLNPDDPQAVQKE from the exons ATGAAAGGATTGCAACCTCTTAGTGTTTTACTTATCAGTGCCCTATTATGGAATTTTTCCCAAGCTGCTCTCATTGatccaaaaattttcacaaccgaaaattttaaatattttattgagtCAAAAAAGAAG TTTACCTGGTCAGAAGCCTCTGAAGAATGTCAAAAGAAGTCAATGAATCTCGTCTCAATAGATACCAAAAGCAAGGCCGACGATCTGCAAATTGCTTTGAATGAAGCATTTTTAA ATAATAAAAAACCTATTCCCCAGTTGTATATAGGGGCAAACGATTTGCATGAATATCGAGATTTTGTATGGGTTTCTAAAGGTGATATTTTTACCTATACTAATTGGGAGGAAAACGAGCCAAATAATTATAAGGGTCTTAATGAGCGCTGCGTGCACATAGGCTTCCATGGTGATGCAAAATGGAACGATGTAAATTGTTCTAGGAAATATGGTTTTATATGTGAATTGCCTCTGAATCCAGATGATCCACAAGCAGTTCAGAAAGAATAG
- the LOC142231607 gene encoding salivary C-type lectin 2-like, which yields MRSIKPSYIPGNKLVPIKSRTSQCFNIKMIGWRTLAIVVVSIFLCNSAIATDDDDNDPNIFKTENFKYFLETKQEYSWSEAVAECENMKMTLVSIDTKVKAEDVQIILNEAFLNDKKKIPPLYIGANDLVEFREFVWISKGDTFTYANWENSEPNNYQQLNERCVHIGFHGNEKWNDINCSRKYGFICELPLNPDDPDAVPKA from the exons ATGAGATCTATAAAACCATCGTATATTCCAGGCAATAAACTCGTGCCAATAAAATCCAGAACTAGTCAGTGTTTTAACATCAAGATGATAGGATGGAGAACATTAGCCATTGTAGTAGTAAGCATTTTCCTATGCAATTCAGCGATAGCTACTGACGATGACGACAACgatccaaatatttttaaaacggaaaattttaaatatttcttagAGACCAAACAAGAG tattcCTGGTCGGAAGCTGTGGCGGAAtgtgaaaatatgaaaatgacCCTGGTCTCGATTGACACAAAAGTTAAAGCTGAAGATGTTCAGATAATTTTGAATGAAGCATTTCTCA ATGACAAAAAGAAAATACCTCCATTGTATATTGGGGCAAACGATTTGGTCGAATTTCGAGAATTTGTATGGATATCCAAAGGTGACACTTTTACTTATGCTAACTGGGAAAATAGTGAACCAAATAATTATCAGCAACTCAATGAACGCTGTGTTCACATTGGATTTCATGGGAATGAAAAATGGAATGATATAAATTGTTCCCGGAAATATGGTTTTATATGTGAATTACCTTTAAATCCTGATGATCCAGATGCAGTTCCAAAGGCATAA